The Camelina sativa cultivar DH55 chromosome 14, Cs, whole genome shotgun sequence genome includes a window with the following:
- the LOC104742948 gene encoding telomere repeat-binding factor 5-like, translating into MLGHRKNKWTAEEEEALVAGIAKHGSGKWANIIEDPEFAPHLLDRTNINLKDKWRNMKNRVGNMEKSMAHTLKSALVVVSNESSPSSSSDMINDTRYVPMVFEAISTIKDENGSDLKEILSFIEERHEVPKTIKKLLSSSLRILVSQDRLKKVRNRYKISTTKADKPTHILHPKDSTNPPELPSTYVISTKLKESQEIDAAANKVAERINEWAEEFDVGYEERQDLRMFLSECLKILVSRGKLEKVLDRYKMSELESKVLEIAPEVVAMKLAESDNKRLIAAEALEEERRMHKLVEESNTMLQLCLEIHQQCACGEEVVLR; encoded by the exons ATGCTAGGACATCGGAAGAATAAATGGACGGCGGAAGAAGAGGAGGCGCTTGTCGCCGGAATAGCCAAGCACGGTTCTGGAAAATGGGCGAATATCATAGAAGATCCCGAGTTTGCGCCTCATCTTCTAGATCGCACTAACATTAACCTCAAG GATAAATGGCGAAATATGAAAAATCGTGTGGGGAATATGGAGAAATCAATGGCACATACACTCAAATctgctcttgttgttgttagCAACGAGTCTTCTCCAAGTAGTTCATCAGATATGATCAATGATACTAG GTACGTTCCAATGGTTTTTGAGGCTATATCAACAATCAAGGATGAGAATGGTTCTGATCTCAAGGAGATTCTCAGCTTTATCGAG GAACGACATGAGGTTCCAAAAACCATTAAGAAACTGTTGAGTAGCAGCCTAAGAATCCTTGTTTCTCAAGACAGACTCAAAAAG GTACGAAATCGTTACAAAATCTCCACAACGAAAGCTGATAAACCAACACACATCCTGCATCCAAAAGATTCCACGAACCCACCAGAGCTACCAAGCACTTATGTGATAtcaacaaaactaaaagaatcACAGGAGATAGATGCAGCAGCAAATAAAGTTGCAGAACGAATCAATGAGTGGGCAGAAGAATTTGAC GTCGGGTACGAGGAGCGACAAGACTTGAGGATGTTTTTGAGTGAGTGCCTGAAAATTCTCGTTTCTCGAGGCAAACTGGAAAAG GTACTAGATCGCTACAAGATGTCAGAATTAGAAAGCAAAGTGTTGGAAATAGCACCAGAGGTTGTAGCAATGAAACTAGCAGAGTCAGATAACAAAAGGTTGATAGCAGCAGAGGCATTGGAAGAAGAACGACGAATGCACAAGTTGGTAGAAGAAAGCAACACGATGCTTCAGTTATGCTTAGAAATCCACCAACAAT GTGCTTGTGGGGAAGAGGTTGTTCTACGGTAG
- the LOC104742950 gene encoding eukaryotic initiation factor 4A-1-like, whose translation MAGTAPEGTQFDTRQFDQRLNEVLDGQDEFFTSYDEVHESFDAMGLQENLLRGIYAYGFEKPSAIQQRGIVPFCKGLDVIQQAQSGTGKTATFCSGVLQQLDYTLVQCQALVLAPTRELAQQIEKVMRALGDYIGVKVHACVGGTSVREDQRILQAGVHVVVGTPGRVFDMLRRQSLRADSIKMFVLDEADEMLSRGFKDQIYDIFQLLPPKIQVGVFSATMPPEALEITRKFMSKPVRILVKRDELTLEGIKQFYVNVEKEEWKLETLCDLYETLAITQSVIFVNTRRKVDWLTDKMRSRDHTVSATHGDMDQNTRDIIMREFRSGSSRVLITTDLLARGIDVQQVSLVINFDLPTQPENYLHRIGRSGRFGRKGVAINFVTRDDERMLFDIQKFYNVVVEELPSNVADLL comes from the exons ATGGCAGGAACAGCACCAGAAGGAACACAGTTTGATACGCGTCAGTTTGACCAGAGGCTTAATGAAGT CCTCGATGGACAGGATGAGTTCTTCACCTCATATGATGAAGTCCATGAGAGCTTTGATGCCATGGGTCTGCAAGAGAATCTTCTTAGGGGTATCTATGCTTACG GTTTTGAAAAGCCTTCTGCTATTCAGCAAAGAGGAATTGTACCCTTTTGCAAGGGTCTTGATGTGATCCAGCAGGCACAGTCTGGTACTGGAAAAACCGCCACTTTCTGCTCTGGCGTCTTGCAGCAGCTTGACTATACCCTTGTCCAGTGCCAGGCTCTCGTTTTGGCTCCTACCCGAGAGCTTGCTCAGCAGATTGAGAAGGTCATGCGTGCCCTTGGTGACTACATTGGCGTCAAGGTTCATGCCTGTGTTGGTGGAACCAGCGTCCGTGAGGATCAGCGCATTCTCCAGGCTGGTGTTCATGTCGTCGTTGGAACTCCTGGTCGTGTGTTTGACATGCTTCGAAGACAATCTCTTCGCGCTGACTCCATCAAGATGTTTGTCCTTGATGAAGCTGATGAGATGCTCTCCCGTGGTTTCAAGGATCAG ATCTATGACATATTCCAGCTTCTCCCACCTAAGATTCAGGTTGGAGTATTCTCAGCAACGATGCCACCAGAAGCTCTTGAGATCACAAGAAAATTCATGAGCAAACCAGTGAGAATCTTGGTGAAGCGTGATGAGCTCACACTTGAAGGTATCAAGCAATTCTACGTGAACGTGGAGAAGGAAGAGTGGAAGCTCGAGACTCTCTGCGATCTCTATGAGACTCTAGCCATCACGCAGAGTGTCATCTTCGTCAACACTCGTCGCAAGGTGGACTGGCTCACAGACAAAATGAGAAGCCGGGACCACACAGTCTCAGCTACTCATGGAGACATGGACCAAAACACAAGAGACATCATCATGAGAGAATTCAGGTCTGGTTCTTCCCGTGTTCTCATCACAACCGATCTCTTGGCTCGTGGTATTGATGTGCAGCAAGTCTCTCTGGTCATCAAT TTTGACCTCCCAACTCAGCCGGAGAACTACCTTCACCGTATCGGAAGAAGTGGAAGGTTCGGGAGAAAGGGTGTGGCCATTAACTTTGTGACTCGTGATGATGAAAGAATGCTGTTCGATATTCAGAAATTCTACAATGTGGTCGTTGAGGAGCTGCCATCAAACGTGGCCGATTtgctgtga
- the LOC104744164 gene encoding telomere repeat-binding factor 5-like produces the protein MLGHRKNKWTAEEEEALVAGIAKHGSGKWANIIEDPEFAPHLLDRTNINLKDKWRNMKNRVGNMEKSMAHTLKSALVVVSNESSPSSSSDMINDTRYVPMSQNPSRSRFGFNVGEAHLKLMKKPFKS, from the exons ATGCTAGGACATCGGAAGAATAAATGGACGGCGGAAGAAGAGGAGGCGCTTGTCGCCGGAATAGCCAAGCACGGTTCTGGAAAATGGGCGAATATCATAGAAGATCCCGAGTTTGCGCCTCATCTTCTAGATCGCACTAACATTAACCTCAAG GATAAATGGCGAAATATGAAAAATCGTGTGGGGAATATGGAGAAATCAATGGCACATACACTCAAATctgctcttgttgttgttagCAACGAGTCTTCTCCAAGTAGTTCATCAGATATGATCAATGATACTAG GTACGTTCCAATG TCTCAAAACCCGAGCAGATCAAGATTCGGTTTTAATGTCGGTGAGGCCCATTTAAAGCTCATGAAGAAGccttttaaaagctaa
- the LOC104744165 gene encoding putative F-box protein At1g61060, translated as MRKRKQQVTEENLTLTVSGSSNERCETEYFAPIPVDLVIRILSRLLSGRSMAQCRCVCKLWSSIIRRQNNNKLFPINSPDPPRLLFSFVLRDNLYFCSAPQKLDNNNNSTIVTATFHRTFPHSTVFSQTYRPACGLVCHQIEGKNHVMAVISNPITGESVAPPKVKTYGFVAKTYFGYDPIGNKFKVLCLTWSHCRTLEHQVLTLDTGRKLLWRKIPCCISYSPLADNGICVNAVLYYTASVAKRMIVCFNIRSETFDFIIGRPERLSFMDMTPTLVNYKGKLGAVDTLDHVDGFVFWVLEDVEEHKWSKHILVTPVQWNAEHVSAVGVTDREEIVFSPKYAQKDSFYISYYNLQSNTTSVVCLYNERLKPKARIEVENLEL; from the exons ATGAGAAAACGTAAGCAGCAGGTCACGGAGGAAAACCTAACCCTAACTGTATCCGGATCATCCAATGAACGATGTGAAACGGAATACTTTGCTCCGATCCCTGTTGATCTCGTCATCAGAATCTTGTCGAGGTTGTTATCCGGCAGGTCTATGGCTCAGTGTCGTTGTGTATGTAAGCTCTGGTCGTCCATAATTCGCcgtcaaaataataataagttgtTCCCGATCAATTCTCCGGATCCACCGAGGCTCCTTTTCTCCTTCGTACTTAGAGATAATCTCTACTTCTGCTCGGCACCTCAAAAacttgacaacaacaacaactctacTATTGTTACAGCCACGTTTCATCGCACATTTCCCCATAGCACAGTTTTCTCTCAAACCTATCGCCCTGCTTGTGGACTGGTTTGTCACCAAATTGAGGGAAAGAATCATGTCATGGCTGTGATCTCTAACCCCATCACAGGAGAGTCCGTAGCACCACCCAAAGTGAAAACGTATGGGTTCGTCGCAAAAACCTACTTTGGGTATGATCCGATTGGAAATAAATTCAAGGTATTGTGCTTAACTTGGTCTCATTGTCGAACACTTGAGCATCAAGTTCTCACGTTAGACACTGGAAGAAAACTCTTGTGGAGAAAGATCCCATGTTGCATATCTTATTCTCCTCTAGCCGATAATGGGATATGTGTCAATGCTGTTTTGTATTACACAGCATCTGTCGCAAAACGTATGATTGTCTGCTTTAATATTAGGTCCGAGACATTCGATTTTATAATCGGGAGACCTGAGAGGTTATCTTTTATGGACATGACTCCTACACTGGTAAACTACAAGGGTAAACTAGGTGCAGTTGATACTCTGGACCATGTCGATGGTTTCgtgttttgggttttagagGATGTCGAGGAACATAAATGGTCAAAGCATATATTGGTGACCCCCGTTCAATGGAATGCAGAGCATGTATCCGCTGTTGGAGTTACTGATAGAGAGGAAATTGTCTTTTCACCAAAATATGCACAAAAAGATTCCTTTTACATTTCTTACTACAATCTCCAGAGCAACACTACG TCAGTTGTTTGCTTGTATAATGAACGTCTGAAGCCAAAGGCCAGAATAGAAGTAGAAAATCTCGAACTATAA
- the LOC104742951 gene encoding protein translation factor SUI1 homolog 2, whose protein sequence is MSDLEVQVPTAFDPFADANAEDAGAGTKEYVHIRVQQRNGRKSLTTVQGLKKEYSYSKILKDLKKEFCCNGTVVQDSELGQVIQLQGDQRKNVSTFLVQAGLVKKDNIKIHGF, encoded by the exons ATGTCTGATCTTGAAGTTCAAGTCCCCACTGCCTTTG ATCCGTTTGCTGATGCAAATGCTGAGGACGCTGGGGCGGGAACAAAGGAATACGTGCACATTCGTGTTCAGCAGCGTAATGGTAGGAAAAGCTTGACAACTGTCCAGGGACTTAAGAAAGAGTATAGCTATAGCAAGATCCTTAAAGACCTTAAGAAAGAATTCTGCTGCAATGGCACTGTCGTCCAGGACTCTGAATTAGGacag GTTATTCAGCTACAAGGCGATCAGAGGAAGAACGTCTCCACCTTCCTTGTTCAG GCTGGGCTTGTGAAGAAGGATAACATAAAAATCCATGGTTTTTGA
- the LOC104742947 gene encoding DNA-directed RNA polymerases II, IV and V subunit 8B: MASNIIMFEDIFVVNKLDPDGKKFDKVTRVEATSHNLEMFMHLDVNTEVYPLAVGDKFTLAMAPTLNLDGTPDTGYFTPGAKKTLADKYEYIMHGKLYKISERDGKTPQAELYVSFGGLLMLLKGDPAHISHFELDQRLFLLMRKL; this comes from the exons ATGGCGAGCAATATCATTATGTTCGAGGATATCTTCGTGGTCAATAAGCTTGACCCTGATGGCAAAAAGTTCGATAAGG TTACTCGCGTTGAAGCTACGAGCCACAACTTGGAAATGTTTATGCATCTAGATGTTAACACAGAGGTTTATCCACTGGCTGTTGGTGATAAGTTCACACTTGCTATGGCTCCCACGCTGAATCTCGATGGAACCCCTGATACCGGATATTTTACCCCG GGAGCAAAGAAAACACTTGCGGATAAGTATGAATACATCATGCACGGGAAGCTTTACAAGATCTCCGAGCGTGACGGCAAAACTCCACAAGC AGAGCTGTATGTTTCATTTGGCGGCCTCCTGATGTTGCTTAAGGGAGATCCAGCTCACATTTCTCACTTTGAACTCGACCAGAGGCTCTTCCTACTCATGAGGAAGCTGTGA
- the LOC104744163 gene encoding telomere repeat-binding factor 5-like codes for MDSEDSSSDKNAPSGGEPSSSAPLTSSDPSAEAQQLERRSISSGGSSEDERGPSGLTSDELIFKALETIYEDGTGLDFDDIYNFIEDRFDVVDDFREQLEAQLEALVADGQIQKVGDRYRIRPVDFDIPTPPPTKSAEEATSAKPLNTSPSTSATSVPKPPEGNPQIDAAVKELAEAEQLERQAQEAQDLAYKHDQVLMVKRFSCGKKIDHLVRFNVDLYDDRFLL; via the exons ATGGATTCTGAAGATAGTTCATCAGATAAGAACGCTCCCTCTGG cggcgaaccttcttcttcagctcccTTAACATCTTCAGATCCTTCAGCAGAAGC ccAACAGCTTGAAAGGCGCAGCATAAGTTCTGGAGGTAGCTCAGAAGATGAAAGAGGTCCCTCAGG GTTAACCAGTGatgaattgatttttaaggCTTTAGAAACAATCTATGAAGATGGAACTGGTCTTGATTTCGAtgatatttacaattttatcgAG GACAGGTTCGACGTAGTGGATGATTTTAGGGAGCAGTTGGAAGCCCAGCTGGAAGCTCTAGTTGCTGACGGCCAAATACAAAAG GTAGGAGACCGCTACAGGATCCGCCCTGTTGATTTTGATATTCCGACTCCACCACCAACCAAAAGTGCAGAAGAGGCGACGAGCGCGAAGCCACTAAACACTTCCCCAAGTACTTCTGCTACTTCCGTACCAAAACCACCAGAAGGAAATCCTCAGATAGACGCAGCAGTAAAAGAACTCGCAGAGGCAGAACAGTTGGAGCGTCAAGCACAAGAGGCACAAGACCTTGCCTATAAACACGACCAG GTGCTAATGGTCAAAAGGTTTTCCTGCGGAAAAAAGATTGATCATCTGGTCCGGTTCAATGTGGATCTATACGATGACCGGTTTCTTctttaa
- the LOC104742945 gene encoding dihydrolipoyllysine-residue acetyltransferase component 3 of pyruvate dehydrogenase complex, mitochondrial-like: MASYASRIINHSKKLKDVSTLLRREHASTVRCFSNTNRAPLNREDTVNARLGYSPLERISKCSTNTVPVSSFSTARTNLSSAMGRLMFGKEFSCSMQSARGFSSGSDLPPHQEIGMPSLSPTMTEGNIARWLKKEGDKVAPGEVLCEVETDKATVEMECMEEGYLAKIVKEEGSKEIQVGEVIAITVEDEEDIGKFKDYTPSSTADAAPTKAEPTPTPPKEEKVEQPSTPPEPKASKPSAPPTGDRVFASPLARKLAEDNNVPLSNIKGTGPEGRIVKADIDEYLASGGKGATAKPSKSTDSKAPALDYVDIPHSQIRKVTASRLAFSKQTIPHYYLTVDTCVDKLMGLRSQLNSFQEASGGKRISVNDLVVKAAALALRKVPQCNSSWTDDYIRQFKNVNINVAVQTENGLYVPVVKDADKKGLSTIGEEVRLLAQKARENSLKPEDYEGGTFTVSNLGGPFGVKQFCAVVNPPQAAILAIGSAEKRVVPGNGPDQFNSADYMPVTLSCDHRVVDGAIGAEWLKAFKGYIENPESMLL, from the exons ATGGCTTCTTATGCGTCACGCATCATCAATCATTCCAAGAAG tTGAAGGATGTTTCGACTTTACTGCGCCGGGAACATGCTTCAACAGTTCGCTGTTTCTCTAACACTAATCGAGCTCCTCTGAACAGAGAAG ATACTGTTAATGCCCGTCTTGGTTATTCCCCACTGGAGAGGATTTCCAAATGTAGCACCAATACT GTACCAGTGTCCAGTTTTTCAACTGCGAGAACAAATCTAAGCAGTGCAATGGGAAGGCTAATGTTTGGAAAAGAATTTTCATG TTCAATGCAATCAGCTAGAGGATTTTCATCAGGTTCAG ATCTGCCTCCTCATCAAGAGATCGGGATGCCTTCTCTTTCGCCAACAATGACTGAG GGTAACATTGCCAGGTGGCTGAAAAAAGAAGGTGATAAAGTTGCTCCTGGAGAAGTACTCTGTGAAGTTGAAACT GACAAAGCAACCGTCGAAATGGAATGCATGGAAGAGGGCTATCTCGCCAAGATTGTAAAGGAGGAGGGTTCAAAAGAAATTCAAGTCGGCGAG GTGATTGCTATTACagttgaagatgaagaggacattGGAAAGTTCAAAGATTACACCCCATCATCTACTGCTGATGCCGCTCCTACTAAAGCAGAACCAACTCCTACCCCACCAAAGGAAGAGAAGGTTGAACAGCCATCAACGCCTCCTGAACCGAAGGCTTCCAAGCCTAGCGCACCTCCCACAGGAGATCGTGTTTTTGCTAGTCCTCTTGCAAGAAAGTTGGCTGAAGATAATAAT gtgcCTCTTTCAAACATTAAAGGCACAGGTCCTGAAGGACGGATAGTGAAGGCAGATATCGATGAATACTTAG CTTCAGGTGGTAAAGGAGCTACTGCGAAGCCATCTAAATCTACTGATTCTAAGGCTCCAGCTTTGGACTATGTTGACATCCCCCATTCTCAGATACGAAAG GTCACAGCCTCACGTTTGGCATTCtcaaagcaaactatccctCACTATTACTTGACCGTCGATACATGTGTTGACAAACTTATGGG TTTGAGGAGTCAGCTTAATTCATTCCAAGAAGCTTCTGGTGGGAAACGGATATCTGTTAATGATCTTGTTGTTAAG GCTGCTGCATTAGCTCTCAGGAAAGTTCCTCAGTGCAATAGTTCATGGACTGATGATTACATCCGCCA GTTTAAAAATGTGAACATCAACGTCGCAGTGCAGACAGAAAACGGGCTCTATGTCCCTGTTGTGAAG GACGCAGACAAGAAGGGTCTGTCCACAATTGGAGAAGAAGTTCGGTTATTGGCTCAAAAAGCAAGAGAGAACAGCTTAAAGCCAGAAGATTATGAG GGAGGAACATTTACGGTTTCTAACTTGGGTGGACCGTTTGGAGTCAAACAATTCTGTGCAGTCGTTAATCCACCACAAGCCGCAATTCTAGCAATTGGATCCG ctgaAAAGAGAGTTGTCCCTGGTAACGGTCCAGATCAATTCAACTCTGCTGATTACATGCCTGTTACACTGAGCTGTGACCATCGCGTAGTAGACG GTGCCATTGGAGCTGAATGGTTGAAGGCATTTAAAGGATACATTGAGAACCCTGAATCCATGTTGCTTTAA
- the LOC104742949 gene encoding phospholipid-transporting ATPase 6, whose product MARRRIRSRIRKSHFYTFRCLRPKTLDDQGPHVINGPGYTRIVHCNQPHLHLATKLLRYRSNYVSTTRYNLLTFLPKCLYEQFHRVANFYFLVAAILSVFPLSPFNKWSMIAPLVFVVGLSMGKEALEDWRRFMQDVAVNSRKASVHKGSGEFGRRAWKKIRVGDVVRVEKDEFFPADLFLLSSSYEDGICYVETMNLDGETNLKVKRCLDATLALEKDESFQNFSGTIKCEDPNPNLYTFVGNLECDGQVYPLDPNQILLRDSKLRNTAYIYGVVVFTGHDTKVMQNSTKSPSKRSRIEKRMDYIIYTLFALLLTVSFISSLGFAVMTKLLMADWWYLRPDKPESLTNPTNPLYAWVVHLITALLLYGYLIPISLYVSIEVVKVLQAHFINQDLQLYDSQSGTPAQARTSNLNEELGQVDTILSDKTGTLTCNQMDFLKCSIAGTSYGVRASEVELAAAKQMAMDLEEKGEEVTNLPATKGRTQRYAKLASKTSVEFELETVVTASDEKDQKKTTGVKGFSFEDNRLMDENWLNEPNSDDILMFFRILAVCHTAIPEVDEDTGKFTYEAESPDEVAFLVASREFGFEFTKRTQSSVFIAERFLSSGQPVVREYKILNLLDFTSKRKRMSAIVRDEEGQILLLCKGADSIIFDRLSKNGKEYLGATSKHLNVYGEAGLRTLALGYRKLDETEYSAWNSEFHKAKTSVGADRDEMLEKVSDMMEKELILVGATAVEDKLQKGVPQCIDNLAQAGLKIWVLTGDKMETAINIGYACSLLRQGMKQISISFANVEESAQNSEAAAKESILMQITNASQMIKIEKDPHAAFALIIDGKTLTYALKDDVKYQFLALAVDCASVICCRVSPKQKALVTRLAKEGTGKTTLAIGDGANDVGMIQEADIGVGISGVEGMQAVMASDFSIAQFRFLERLLVVHGHWCYKRIAQMICYFFYKNITFGLTLFYFEAFTGFSGQSIYNDSYLLLFNVVLTSLPVISLGVFEQDVPSDVCLQFPALYQQGPKNLFFDWYRILGWMGNGVYASIVIFTLNIGIFHVQSFRSDGQTADMNAMGTAMFTCIIWAVNVQIALTMSHFTWIQHVMIWGSIGAWYVFLALYGMLPPKLSGNIFHMLAETLAPAPIFWLTSLLVIAATTLPYLFHISYQRSVNPLDHHIIQEIKHFRIDVEDERMWKREKSKAREKTKIGFTARVDAKIRQLRGKLQRKHSVLSVMSGTSSNDTSSTSQQT is encoded by the exons ATGGCTCGTCGTAGAATTAGATCAAGGATTCGAAAAAGCCACTTCTATACCTTTAGATGTCTTAGGCCTAAAACTCTTGATGACCAAGGTCCTCATGTTATTAACGGTCCTGGTTACACCAGAATCGTTCATTGTAACCAGCCTCATTTGCATTTGGCTACTAAACTCCTTAGGTACCGTTCAAACTATGTATCCACCACTAGGTATAACTTGCTCACCTTCTTACCTAAATGCTTGTACGAGCAATTCCACCGCGTTGCCAACTTCTACTTTTTAGTTGCTGCCATCCTCTCTGTGTTTCCTCTCTCCCCTTTTAACAAATGGAGCATGATTGCTCCTTTGGTTTTCGTTGTTGGGCTTAGTATGGGTAAAGAGGCCTTGGAGGATTGGCGCCGCTTCATGCAGGACGTTGCGGTGAACTCTAGGAAAGCTAGTGTTCACAAAGGGAGTGGGGAGTTTGGACGTAGGGCGTGGAAAAAGATCCGTGTGGGAGATGTTGTAAGGGTGGAGAAGGATGAGTTTTTCCCGGCtgatttgttcttgttgtcTTCGAGTTATGAGGATGGGATCTGTTATGTGGAGACGATGAACTTAGACGGAGAAACTAACTTGAAAGTAAAGAGATGTTTGGATGCTACTTTGGCTTTGGAGAAGGATGAATCTTTTCAGAACTTCTCTGGAACGATCAAATGCGAAGATCCTAATCCGAACCTGTATACCTTTGTTGGTAATCTTGAGTGTGATGGCCAGGTTTATCCACTTGATCCTAACCAGATTCTCTTGAGAGACTCAAAGCTCAGGAACACGGCTTATATCTATGGGGTGGTGGTCTTTACTGGTCATGACACAAAAGTAATGCAGAACTCAACAAAGTCTCCTTCAAAGAGAAGCAGGATTGAAAAGAGAATGGATTACATTATATACACTCTCTTTGCCCTTCTCTTGACTGTTTCCTTCATCAGTTCTCTTGGATTTGCTGTGATGACAAAGCTCTTGATGGCAGATTGGTGGTACTTGCGGCCAGACAAGCCTGAGAGCTTAACAAATCCTACTAATCCTCTGTATGCTTGGGTTGTTCATTTGATCACTGCTCTCTTGCTTTATGGTTACTTGATTCCCATCTCATTGTATGTTTCCATCGAGGTAGTTAAAGTCTTGCAAGCACATTTCATAAACCAAGACTTGCAGTTGTATGATAGTCAGAGTGGGACTCCTGCTCAAGCACGCACGTCGAACTTAAACGAAGAGCTGGGACAAGTTGATACCATCCTTTCTGATAAAACAGGAACTTTGACATGTAATCAGATGGACTTTCTGAAATGCTCAATTGCGGGTACTTCTTATGGTGTCCGTGCCAGTGAAGTTGAACTAGCTGCTGCTAAGCAGATGGCCATGGATCTTGAGGAGAAAGGTGAAGAAGTTACTAACCTTCCAGCGACTAAAGGCAGGACACAACGGTACGCAAAACTTGCCAGCAAGACGTCAGTAGAATTTGAACTGGAGACTGTAGTCACTGCTAGCGACGAAAAGGATCAGAAGAAGACCACTGGTGTTAAGGGTTTTAGTTTTGAAGATAACCGTCTAATGGATGAGAACTGGTTAAATGAGCCTAACTCAGATgacattttgatgtttttccGTATACTCGCAGTTTGTCATACTGCAATTCCTGAGGTTGATGAAGATACTGGGAAGTTTACTTATGAAGCTGAGTCTCCTGATGAAGTTGCTTTCCTTGTTGCTTCTAGGgagtttggttttgagtttactAAGCGAACTCAGTCAAGTGTGTTTATTGCTGAACGGTTTTTATCTTCAGGCCAGCCAGTTGTTAG AGAATACAAAATATTGAATCTATTAGACTTCactagcaaaagaaaaagaatgtctGCAATTGTCAGAGATGAGGAAGGGCAGATTCTTCTACTCTGTAAAGGAGCTGACAG cATTATATTTGATCGTTTATCAAAGAATGGAAAAGAGTATCTAGGAGCTACTTCCAAGCACTTGAATGTATATGGTGAAGCTGGTTTACGCACATTGGCACTTGGTTACAGAAAGCTTGATGAGACTGAGTATTCAGCATGGAACAGTGAATTTCACAAAGCAAAAACCTCAGTTGGAGCTGATAGAGATGAAATGCTTGAGAAGGTATCAGATATGATGGAGAAGGAACTGATCCTTGTGGGAGCTACTGCTGTGGAGGATAAACTGCAAAAAGGG GTACCTCAATGCATAGATAACCTAGCCCAAGCTGGTCTTAAGATATGGGTTTTGACAGGAGATAAGATGGAGACTGCAATAAACATAGg ATATGCTTGCAGTTTACTTCGACAGGGTATGAAGCAGATATCTATTTCATTTGCAAATGTAGAGGAATCAGCACAAAACTCTGAAGCT GCTGCAAAGGAGAGCATATTGATGCAGATCACAAATGCTTCACAGATgatcaaaattgaaaaagatcCACATGCAGCATTTGCTTTGATCATTGATGGAAAGACACTTACATATGCTTTGAAAGATGATGTCAAGTATCAGTTTCTTGCCCTTGCAGTTGACTGTGCATCAGTGATATGCTGTCGTGTCTCTCCCAAACAGAAAGCACTT gtGACAAGGCTAGCCAAAGAAGGAACAGGAAAAACAACTTTGGCAATCGGAGATGGTGCAAATGATGTTGGAATGATTCAAGAAGCTGATATTGGTGTTGGAATCAGTGGCGTTGAAGGCATGCAG GCTGTAATGGCAAGTGACTTCTCCATAGCCCAGTTTCGGTTTCTTGAGAGACTACTTGTTGTCCACGGACACTGGTGCTACAAACGAATAGCTCAGATG ATTTGTTATTTCTTCTACAAGAACATAACCTTTGGTCTAACTCTCTTCTACTTCGAAGCCTTTACGGGGTTTTCTGGTCAATCAATTTACAATGACTCTTACTTATTACTCTTCAACGTTGTTCTCACTTCTCTCCCCGTCATTTCCCTCGGAGTTTTTGAACAAGATGTTCCATCTGATGTCTGCTTACAG TTCCCTGCATTGTATCAACAAGGCCCCAAGAACCTCTTCTTCGACTGGTACAGAATCCTTGGATGGATGGGGAATGGAGTTTACGCATCCATAGTCATCTTTACACTGAACATTGGAATCTTCCATGTCCAATCATTCCGCTCAGATGGCCAAACCGCAGACATGAATGCAATGGGAACTGCCATGTTCACATGCATCATCTGGGCAGTAAATGTTCAAATAGCTTTAACCATGAGTCACTTCACTTGGATCCAACACGTAATGATTTGGGGAAGCATAGGAGCTTGGTACGTCTTCCTCGCTCTTTACGGTATGTTACCACCAAAACTCTCCGGTAACATCTTTCACATGCTGGCCGAGACTCTAGCGCCTGCACCCATCTTCTGGCTAACTTCACTACTGGTCATAGCCGCCACAACACTTCCTTACTTGTTCCACATTTCATACCAAAGATCAGTGAACCCTCTTGACCATCACATTATACAAGAGATCAAGCATTTCAGGATTGATGTAGAGGATGAACGAATGTGGAAACGAGAGAAGTCAAAGGcgagagagaagacaaagattGGGTTCACGGCTCGAGTTGATGCTAAGATCAGGCAGCTAAGGGGAAAGCTTCAAAGGAAGCATTCAGTTTTAAGTGTAATGAGTGGAACATCGTCTAATGATACATCTTCAACCTCACAACAGACTTGA